AAGCAGGCTGCGCAGAACAAGTCGCTGGGCAAGTTTGACCTGGCTGACATCCCGCCAGCTCCGCGTGGCGTGCCGCAAATCGAAGTAACCTTCGACATCGACGCCAACGGCATTCTGCATGTTGGTGCGAAAGACAAGGCTACCGGCAAGACCCAGTCGATCGTGATCAAGGCCAACTCCGGCCTGTCGGACGACGAAATCGAGCGCATGGTGCGTGACGCCGAGGCCAATGCCGAGGAAGACCGCAAGTTCGAAGAGCTGGCCGCTGCCCGTAACCAGGGTGATGCGCTGGTGCACTCGACTCGCAAGATGGTCGCTGACGCAGGTGACAAGGTCACTGCTGAAGAGAAAACTGCCATTGAGGCTGCCGTTGTTGCTCTGGAAGCTGCCGTTAAAGGCGACGACAAGGCTGCCATCGAAGCCAAGGTAGAAGAGCTGTCCAAGGTGTCGGCTCCTGTTGCTCAGAAGATGTACGCCGAGCAGCCACAGCAGGCTCAGGGTGGTGCTCAGCAGCAGGCCGAACCAGAAGCCAAGCACGATGACGTGGTTGACGCCGAGTTCGAAGAAGTCAAAGGCGACGACAAGAAGTAATCGTTGCATGTTGTCGGCCAGTTCACCGCCGTTTGGCGGTGAACTGGTAGGATGTCGCCGCGCGGGGGCTTGCTCCCGCGTTGGTGTGTCTGGAATACGAGAATTTTTACAGGATCTGTCAACGCAATGAATGCTGGCAGGTCCTGCGGCACAGCGCGTAGCGCAGAGGTATGCCGAACGCCCTCAAGAGTGCAAATGACCTATGGCAAAGCGTGATTATTATGAGGTCCTGGGTGTCGAGCGTGGCGCCAGCGAAGGTGATCTCAAAAAGGCTTATCGCCGCCTGGCGATGAAGTATCACCCCGACCGCAACCCGGGTGACAAAGAGTCGGAAGAGCAGTTCAAAGAGGCCAACGAGGCCTATGAAGTGCTGTCCGATACCAGCAAGCGCGCAGCGTACGACCAGTACGGCCATGCTGGCGTCGACCCTAGCATGGGTGGCGGTGGTGCTGGCTTTGGCGGCGCCAACTTCTCCGACATCTTCGGTGATGTCTTCAGTGATTTCTTTGGTGGCGGCCGTGGCGGCTCGCGCGGCGGTGCCCAGCGCGGCAGTGACCTGCGCTACACCCTGGAACTGAACCTGGAAGAAGCGGTACGCGGCACCACGGTCAGCATTCGTGTGCCTACGCTGGTCAATTGCGCGCCTTGCGATGGTTCGGGTGCCAAGAAGGGCTCGACCCCGGCTACCTGCCCGACCTGTGGCGGTATCGGTCAGGTGCGTATGCAGCAGGGCTTCTTCTCAGTGCAGCAAACCTGCCCGCGCTGCCATGGCCAAGGCAAGATCATCACCGACCCTTGCGGCTCGTGCCACGGTGAAGGCCGTGTCGAAGAGTGCAAGACCCTGTCGGTGAAGGTGCCGGCTGGCGTCGACACCGGCGACCGTATTCGCCTGTCCGGTGAAGGCGAGGCCGGTACCCATGGTGGCCCGACTGGTGACCTGTATGTGGTGATCAACGTGCGCGAGCACTCGATCTTCCAGCGTGACGGCAAGCACCTGTACTGCGAAGTGCCGATCAGCTACACCGATGCCGCCTTGGGTGGTGAGTTGGAAGTGCCGACCCTTGATGGTCGCGTTAAGTTGAAGATCCCGGAAGGCACCCAGACTGGCAAGCAGTTCCGCCTGCGTGGCAAGGGCGTTGCCCCGGTGCGTGGTGGTGCGGCGGGAGACCTGCTGTGCCGCGTGGCGGTAGAAACCCCGGTCAACCTCAGCCGCCGCCAGCGCGAGCTGCTCGAAGAGCTGCGTGCTTCGCTTGAGGGTGACAGCACCCACTCGCCCAAGGCCAGCGGCTGGTTTGAAGGCGTGAAGCGCTTCTTCGGCGATCTCTGACAAGGAACAGGCTATGCGACGTATTGCAGTGATGGGCGCAGCAGGGCGGATGGGCAAGACCCTCGTCGAGGCTGTGCAGCAAACCCCGGGTGCCGGGCTGACGGCGGCAATCGATCGCCCGGACAGCTCGCTGGTTGGCGCTGATGCAGGTGAGTTGGCGGCCCTTGGCCGGATCGGTGTGTTGCTGTCCGATGACCTGGCGAAGGTTGTTGACGAGTTTGATGTGCTGATCGACTTCACTCATCCGTCAGTGACGCTGAAGAACCTGGCGTTCTGCCGCAAGCACGGCAAGGCGATGGTGATCGGCACTACCGGTTTCACCGTTGAAGAAAAGCAGTTGCTGGTCGAGGCGGGCAAGGACATTCCGATCGTGTTTGCTGCCAACTTCAGTGTTGGTGTCAACCTCAGCCTCAAGCTCCTGGACATGGCGGCGCGGGTGCTGGGTGATGATGTCGATATCGAGATCATCGAAGCGCACCACCGGCATAAAGTCGATGCTCCGTCGGGTACCGCGCTGCGCATGGGTGAGGTGGTTGCCAATGCGCTGGGTCGTAACCTGCAGGAGGTGGCCGTGTATGGTCGTGAGGGCCAGACTGGCGCGCGCGATTGCAAGACCATCGGCTTCGCCACTGTCCGTGCTGGCGATGTTGTAGGTGACCATACCGTGCTGTTTGCCGCTGAAGGCGAGCGCCTGGAAATCACTCACAAGGCTTCCAGCCGCATGACGTTCGCCAAAGGTGCGGTGCGTGCTGCGCAGTGGCTGGATGGGCGCGAGCCTGGCCTGTACGACATGCAGGACGTGCTCGAGCTGCGCTAACCTGCTTTTTGTGGGAGCGGCGCCCCGGCGAGGCCGCTCCTACAGGGGGTGTGCGGTGCCTTAGAGGTCGGTCTGTCGCAATCATGTGTATTAGAGACACATATGCGGTAGACCTAAAACGCACTTTTCTGTAAGCTACAGCTTTAGTGTGTCCACTAAAAGCGCGCAGCGAATTGAATTCAGCACATGAAAGCGGGGTGACGTGTCCATACGTCACTCCGCTTTTTTGCAACCTGCGATCGCCCTTTCATGCTTGATTTACGGGAGGTCTTCTTGACAAAGCCAGCCATACTCGCCCTTGCCGATGGCAGTATTTTCCGCGGTGAAGCCATTGGTGCCGACGGCCAGACCGTTGGTGAGGTGGTGTTCAACACTGCTATGACCGGCTACCAGGAAATCCTTACTGATCCTTCCTATTCGCAGCAAATCGTTACCCTGACCTACCCGCACATCGGCAACACCGGCACCACGCCGGAAGACGCCGAGTCGAACCGTGTCTGGTCCGCTGGCCTGGTCATTCGCGACCTGCCGCTGCTGGCCAGCAACTGGCGTAACACCCAGTCGCTGCCTGATTACCTGAAGGCCAACAACGTCGTTGCCATCGCTGGCATCGACACCCGCCGCCTGACCCGTATCCTGCGTGAGAAGGGCGCCCAGAATGGTTGCATCCTCGCCGGTGACAACATCAGCGAAGAAGCCGCCATCGCCGCAGCCCGTGCATTCCCGGGTCTGAAGGGCATGGATCTGGCCAAGGTCGTTTCCACCAAAGAACGCTACGAGTGGCGCTCCAGCGTGTGGGAGCTGAAAACCGACAGCCACCCGACCATCGATGCTGCCGACCTGCCGTACCACGTGGTTGCGTTCGACTACGGCGTCAAGCTGAACATCCTGCGCATGCTGGTCGCCCGCGGCTGCCGCGTGACCGTGGTGCCTGCCCAGACCCCGGCCAGCGAAGTACTGGCACTGAATCCGGACGGCGTGTTCCTGTCCAACGGCCCTGGTGATCCCGAGCCTTGCGACTATGCCATTCAGGCCATCAAGGAAATCCTGGAAACCGAGATTCCGGTGTTCGGCATCTGCCTCGGTCACCAGCTGCTGGCCCTGGCCTCCGGCGCCAAAACCGTGAAAATGGGCCATGGCCACCACGGTGCCAACCACCCGGTTCAGGACCTGGACACCGGCGTGGTCATGATCACCAGCCAGAACCACGGCTTTGCCGTTGACGAAGCCACCCTGCCGGGCAATGTCCGCGCCATCCACAAGTCGCTGTTCGACGGCACCCTGCAGGGTATCGAGCGCACCGACAAGAGCGCGTTCAGCTTCCAGGGCCACCCTGAAGCGAGCCCAGGCCCGACTGACGTCGCGCCACTGTTCGATCGTTTCACCGATGCCATGGCCAAGCGCCGCTGAGCATCCTGCATCAAGGCCCCGGGGCGGCTGTTGCCGCGCCCGGAAGCGCCTGACCCAGATTGTTCAAAGCGGCTTGCCGACTGACCCGCGGATTTGAGTGACAACCATGCCAAAACGTACAGACATTAAAAGCATCCTGATTCTCGGCGCTGGCCCGATCGTGATCGGCCAGGCCTGCGAATTCGACTACTCCGGCGCCCAGGCTTGTAAAGCCCTGCGCGAGGAAGGTTTCCGCGTCATCCTGGTGAACTCCAACCCGGCCACCATCATGACCGACCCGGCCATGGCCGACGCCACCTACATCGAGCCGATCAAGTGGCAGTCGGTGGCCAAGATCATCGAGAAGGAGCGCCCGGACGCGGTGCTGCCGACCATGGGTGGCCAGACCGCACTGAACTGCGCCCTGGACCTGGAGCGCCACGGCGTTCTGGAGAAGTTCGGCGTAGAGATGATCGGTGCCAACGCCGATACCATCGACAAGGCTGAAGACCGTTCGCGCTTCGACAAGGCCATGAAGGACATCGGCCTTGAGTGCCCGCGTTCGGGTATCGCCCACAGCATGGAAGAGGCCAATGCGGTGCTGGAGAAGCTCGGCTTCCCATGCATCATCCGCCCATCGTTCACCATGGGTGGTACCGGTGGCGGCATCGCCTACAACCGTGAAGAGTTCGAAGAAATCTGCACCCGCGGTCTGGACCTGTCGCCGACCAAAGAGCTGCTGATCGACGAATCCCTGATCGGCTGGAAAGAGTACGAGATGGAAGTGGTCCGCGACAAAAAGGACAACTGCATCATCGTCTGCTCGATCGAGAACTTCGACCCGATGGGTGTGCACACCGGCGACTCGATCACTGTAGCCCCGGCGCAGACCCTGACCGACAAGGAATATCAGATCATGCGCAACGCCTCGCTGGCGGTGCTGCGTGAAATCGGTGTGGAAACCGGCGGTTCCAACGTGCAGTTCGGTATTTGCCCGAACACTGGCCGTATGGTCGTC
The genomic region above belongs to Pseudomonas sp. PSKL.D1 and contains:
- the dnaJ gene encoding molecular chaperone DnaJ, with protein sequence MAKRDYYEVLGVERGASEGDLKKAYRRLAMKYHPDRNPGDKESEEQFKEANEAYEVLSDTSKRAAYDQYGHAGVDPSMGGGGAGFGGANFSDIFGDVFSDFFGGGRGGSRGGAQRGSDLRYTLELNLEEAVRGTTVSIRVPTLVNCAPCDGSGAKKGSTPATCPTCGGIGQVRMQQGFFSVQQTCPRCHGQGKIITDPCGSCHGEGRVEECKTLSVKVPAGVDTGDRIRLSGEGEAGTHGGPTGDLYVVINVREHSIFQRDGKHLYCEVPISYTDAALGGELEVPTLDGRVKLKIPEGTQTGKQFRLRGKGVAPVRGGAAGDLLCRVAVETPVNLSRRQRELLEELRASLEGDSTHSPKASGWFEGVKRFFGDL
- the dapB gene encoding 4-hydroxy-tetrahydrodipicolinate reductase, which produces MRRIAVMGAAGRMGKTLVEAVQQTPGAGLTAAIDRPDSSLVGADAGELAALGRIGVLLSDDLAKVVDEFDVLIDFTHPSVTLKNLAFCRKHGKAMVIGTTGFTVEEKQLLVEAGKDIPIVFAANFSVGVNLSLKLLDMAARVLGDDVDIEIIEAHHRHKVDAPSGTALRMGEVVANALGRNLQEVAVYGREGQTGARDCKTIGFATVRAGDVVGDHTVLFAAEGERLEITHKASSRMTFAKGAVRAAQWLDGREPGLYDMQDVLELR
- the carA gene encoding glutamine-hydrolyzing carbamoyl-phosphate synthase small subunit, which codes for MTKPAILALADGSIFRGEAIGADGQTVGEVVFNTAMTGYQEILTDPSYSQQIVTLTYPHIGNTGTTPEDAESNRVWSAGLVIRDLPLLASNWRNTQSLPDYLKANNVVAIAGIDTRRLTRILREKGAQNGCILAGDNISEEAAIAAARAFPGLKGMDLAKVVSTKERYEWRSSVWELKTDSHPTIDAADLPYHVVAFDYGVKLNILRMLVARGCRVTVVPAQTPASEVLALNPDGVFLSNGPGDPEPCDYAIQAIKEILETEIPVFGICLGHQLLALASGAKTVKMGHGHHGANHPVQDLDTGVVMITSQNHGFAVDEATLPGNVRAIHKSLFDGTLQGIERTDKSAFSFQGHPEASPGPTDVAPLFDRFTDAMAKRR